One genomic window of Melitaea cinxia chromosome 10, ilMelCinx1.1, whole genome shotgun sequence includes the following:
- the LOC123656961 gene encoding uncharacterized protein LOC123656961 has protein sequence MAIISVRKCVRSGVVVLAIVSSASARVAGKMGGYSNKMGGKSTSGINEEIIWISISMAIAIAVLIAIALCYILKEKCSKRQAYRDQS, from the exons ATGGCGATCATAAGCG ttcGAAAATGTGTGCGGTCGGGAGTAGTGGTGCTGGCGATCGTCAGCAGCGCGTCTGCAAGAGTCGCTGGAAAGATGGGCGGCTACTCAAACAAAATGGGAG gTAAATCAACAAGCGGTATCAACGAAGAAATAATCTGGATAAGCATAAGTATGGCGATCGCTATCGCTGTTTTAATAGCGATCGCTCTGTGTTACATTCTAAAGGAAAAATGCAGCAAAAGGCAAGCTTATAGAGACCAATCATGA